A genomic window from Mobula hypostoma chromosome X1, sMobHyp1.1, whole genome shotgun sequence includes:
- the gfap gene encoding glial fibrillary acidic protein — translation MNVNFESTQTSSYRRRFGTPGTAPGSRYSFTKRSVLPISSRSSVVQMKHINYPTKVMYQEKLNFTLSDALNAEFKETRTNEKFEMMELNDRFASYIEKVRFLENQNKVLATELNQIKGKEPSRLGDMYLDEIRELRQQMDQLNSSKARLEIERDNLLEDHTNLKQRLQDEINLRTEIESNLATYKQDLDDAALVRVDLERKINSLQDEIDFLKKVHDEEIRELHEQLQLQQVHVEVDVSKPDLTAALKDIRTQYESVASKNLQEAEEWYKAKFSDLTDAASRQSEVLRQAKQEVNDSRRQIQSLTCDLEGLKGTNESLERQLREMEERFRFETSSYQDTIGHMETDIQNLKEEMARHLQAYQDLLNVKLALDIEIATYRKLLEGEESRISMPVQSFSTLHIRETSLESKGSTDIQARRNIVIKTVETHDGQIINESSAERKEVV, via the exons GTCTGTTTTGCCAATCTCCTCCAGAAGCTCTGTAGTTCAAATGAAACACATTAACTACCCAACTAAAGTGATGTACCAGGAGAAGCTCAACTTCACCCTGTCAGATGCCCTCAATGCAGAGTTCAAGGAGACTCGAACTAATGAGAAGTTTGAGATGATGGAGCTCAACGATCGCTTTGCCAGTTACATTGAGAAGGTGCGCTTCCTGGAGAACCAGAACAAAGTCCTGGCCACTGAGCTCAACCAGATCAAGGGGAAGGAGCCCAGCCGGCTGGGGGATATGTACTTGGATGAGATCCGGGAACTGCGGCAGCAGATGGACCAGCTGAACAGTTCCAAGGCTCGCCTGGAAATCGAGAGGGACAACCTGCTGGAGGACCACACCAACCTGAAACAAAG GTTACAGGATGAGATCAATCTACGTACAGAAATTGAGAGCAACTTGGCCACGTACAAACAG GACCTTGACGATGCTGCTTTGGTTCGTGTTGATCTGGAGCGAAAGATCAATTCCTTGCAGGATGAGATTGACTTCCTGAAGAAAGTGCATGATGAG GAAATTCGGGAACTGCATGAGCAACTGCAGTTGCAGCAGGTCCATGTTGAGGTGGACGTCTCCAAGCCTGACCTCACAGCTGCCCTGAAGGACATTCGCACTCAATACGAATCTGTGGCCAGCAAGAACctgcaggaggctgaggagtggtACAAGGCCAAG TTCTCCGATCTGACCGACGCTGCCTCTCGCCAGTCTGAAGTTCTGCGTCAGGCCAAGCAGGAGGTGAATGACTCTCGCAGGCAGATCCAATCCCTGACATGTGACCTGGAAGGTCTGAAGGGCACG AACGAGTCATTGGAACGCCAGTTGCGTGAGATGGAGGAACGCTTCCGTTTTGAGACCAGTAGTTACCAGGACACCATCGGCCACATGGAGACTGACATCCAGAACCTGAAGGAGGAGATGGCACGTCACCTACAGGCATATCAGGACCTGCTCAATGTCAAACTGGCCCTGGACATTGAAATTGCCACCTACAGAAAGCTGCTGGAAGGCGAGGAGAGCCG AATTTCGATGCCTGTCCAGAGTTTCTCCACTCTCCACATACGAG AGACGAGCCTGGAATCTAAAGGTTCCACTGACATTCAAGCAAGAAGGAATATTGTGATAAAAACTGTGGAGACCCATGATGGACAG ATAATTAATGAATCCAGTGCAGAACGCAAGGAAGTGGTGTAA